The following proteins are co-located in the Penaeus monodon isolate SGIC_2016 chromosome 35, NSTDA_Pmon_1, whole genome shotgun sequence genome:
- the LOC119595165 gene encoding uncharacterized protein LOC119595165, whose protein sequence is MADEVARRRELRRKKILENAEERKRKIFGTNTYHTSITQNGETPDLKVEPTLLVDTGSQPNTNHNHNATSNRHQQNDVSGSNSNDLETLHNLLSTPSPGLQSASFLSPQSETNSKVITCFTSPVPLALLVCLMLYIDLGYVISNSLALPFILWEVHKMWLKNFSVENTSRCFSFLSIALMLCGLQQSAITTYSQILSLFTCFVEDFAIYLFIVVSCYVTIGF, encoded by the exons ATGGCAGACGAAGTTGCCAGACGGAGGGAACTGCGGAGGAAAAAGATCTTGGAGAatgcagaagagagaaagaggaaaatatttgGGACAAACACGTACCACACCTCTATCACACAAAATGGCGAAACTCCGG ACCTGAAAGTCGAACCTACCCTCTTGGTTGATACTGGAAGTCAGCCAAACACAAATCATAATCACAATGCCACAAGCAATAGACACCAGCAGAATGATGTCTCTGGGTCAAACTCAAATGACCTTGAAACTTTGCACAATCTGCTGTCAACTCCTTCCCCAGGTCTGCAGAGTGCAAGTTTTTTGAGTCCACAAAGTGAGACTAATTCTAAAGTCATCACTTGTTTCACATCACCTGTACCCTTGGCATTGTTGGTCTGTCTCATGTTGTACATAGATTTGGGCTATGTAATATCAAATAGTTTAGCCTTGCCATTCATTCTTTGGGAGGTTCATAAAATGTGGTTGAAAAACTTCAGTGTTGAAAACACTAGTCGCTGTTTTAGCTTCTTGAGCATTGCTTTGATGTTGTGTGGTTTACAGCAGTCAGCAATAACTACATATTCCCAGATTCTGTCACTCTTTACTTGTTTTGTTGAAGATTTtgctatatatttgtttatagttGTATCATGTTATGTCACTATTGGATTCTAG